The Staphylococcus sp. KG4-3 genome has a window encoding:
- a CDS encoding NAD-dependent protein deacylase yields the protein MNRNIEQLKDIINNSSRITFFTGAGVSVASGVPDFRSMGGLFDEISKEGYSPEYLLSTNYLQDDPEGFVDFYHKRLLLADKQPNTIHQWIAQLEKDQQSLGVITQNIDGLHADAGSSNVDELHGTLNQFYCVNCFNKYSKSYVMQHHLRHCEACGSIIRPDIVLYGEMLNQNTIFNAINKIETADTLIVLGSSLVVQPAAGLISNFKGQNLIIINKDATPYDHNADLVINEDMVTVISALNNLI from the coding sequence GTGAATCGTAATATTGAACAATTGAAAGATATCATTAATAATTCCAGTAGAATTACATTTTTTACAGGTGCTGGCGTATCTGTAGCAAGTGGTGTGCCTGACTTTCGGTCTATGGGTGGTTTATTCGATGAAATTTCAAAAGAAGGTTACTCACCTGAATACTTGTTAAGTACTAATTATCTACAAGATGATCCAGAAGGATTTGTCGATTTTTATCATAAACGTTTACTCCTCGCTGATAAACAACCTAATACTATTCATCAATGGATAGCACAACTTGAAAAAGACCAACAATCTTTAGGCGTTATCACCCAAAATATCGATGGCCTTCATGCTGATGCGGGTAGTTCGAATGTAGATGAACTTCACGGTACTTTAAATCAGTTCTATTGTGTTAATTGCTTTAATAAATATTCTAAATCTTATGTCATGCAACATCACCTGCGCCATTGTGAAGCATGTGGCAGTATCATTAGACCTGATATCGTACTTTATGGAGAAATGTTAAATCAAAACACTATTTTTAATGCTATTAATAAAATTGAAACAGCTGACACATTAATTGTTTTAGGTTCATCACTCGTAGTTCAACCAGCGGCAGGTCTAATTTCAAACTTCAAAGGACAAAACCTTATTATTATTAATAAAGATGCCACACCTTATGATCATAATGCAGATTTAGTTATCAATGAAGATATGGTGACAGTGATTTCAGCGCTTAATAATTTGATTTAA
- a CDS encoding LLM class flavin-dependent oxidoreductase: MKRMKLGYFLTGFGHHVASSRHPDALVHGGMNLTKTIEQAKLLEQAKFDFLFMSDSLYLDEKTHPDMFTFFEPISLMSIIARETKNLGLIVTGSTSFSEPFNLARIFSSLDHYSDGRAGWNIVTSGINNTAKNFSGVNNADHDLRYDQAEEFVDISKQLWDSWQDVSPKRLHSAGGFFDEKQPEPINYKGDFYSVRGPLNIEQSPQGYPLLVQAGSSKKGTAFASKHAEVVFTAQNDIDNAVAFAHNLKEQVAEKRGPEQEIVIMPGIFPFIGETREEAVAHYKELQDLIVPEMGLELLSSYLGDTDLSGYELSTPFENVHIDKGNNIQSRVDLIKDTAKKNNSTLEDVMKHVAGARGHHIIVGTAEDVADRMEEWFTRGAADGFNIMPPLNPTQFELFVNKVVPILEERGLVQREYNAGTLREKLGLNTTKVKS, translated from the coding sequence ATGAAAAGAATGAAATTAGGGTACTTTTTAACGGGCTTTGGTCACCATGTTGCTAGTAGTAGACATCCAGATGCATTAGTACACGGGGGCATGAATTTAACAAAAACAATTGAACAAGCAAAACTTTTAGAACAGGCAAAATTTGATTTTCTATTTATGTCAGATAGTTTATATCTTGATGAGAAAACACATCCAGATATGTTTACGTTTTTCGAGCCAATTTCCTTAATGTCGATTATAGCTAGAGAAACCAAAAATCTTGGTTTAATCGTGACAGGTTCTACTTCATTTTCAGAGCCATTCAACTTAGCTAGAATCTTTTCATCTTTAGATCATTACAGTGATGGTAGAGCAGGGTGGAATATTGTGACATCTGGTATTAATAATACAGCTAAAAACTTTAGTGGCGTAAATAATGCGGATCATGACTTAAGATACGATCAAGCGGAAGAATTTGTTGATATATCCAAGCAATTGTGGGATTCATGGCAAGATGTTAGCCCAAAACGACTTCACTCTGCTGGAGGGTTCTTTGATGAAAAACAACCTGAACCAATAAACTATAAAGGAGATTTTTATAGTGTCAGAGGACCTTTAAATATAGAGCAATCACCCCAAGGTTATCCATTACTTGTTCAAGCTGGTTCTTCTAAAAAAGGAACTGCATTTGCCTCTAAACATGCAGAAGTTGTGTTTACAGCACAAAATGATATCGATAATGCAGTTGCTTTTGCTCATAATTTGAAAGAACAAGTTGCTGAAAAACGAGGTCCAGAACAAGAAATTGTTATCATGCCAGGTATTTTCCCATTTATTGGAGAAACACGGGAAGAAGCTGTAGCCCACTATAAAGAATTACAAGATTTGATAGTTCCAGAGATGGGATTAGAATTATTATCTTCTTATTTAGGTGACACAGATTTAAGTGGTTATGAATTAAGCACCCCATTTGAAAATGTTCATATAGATAAAGGTAATAATATCCAAAGTCGTGTAGACCTTATTAAAGACACAGCGAAGAAGAATAATTCAACGTTAGAGGACGTCATGAAACATGTTGCTGGTGCAAGAGGTCATCATATTATTGTAGGAACGGCTGAAGATGTGGCAGACAGAATGGAAGAATGGTTTACTCGTGGTGCCGCCGACGGATTTAATATAATGCCTCCGTTAAACCCTACGCAATTTGAACTATTTGTAAATAAAGTTGTTCCAATATTAGAAGAAAGAGGTTTAGTCCAAAGGGAATATAATGCAGGTACATTAAGAGAAAAATTAGGATTAAACACTACTAAAGTAAAAAGCTAA
- a CDS encoding 5'-nucleotidase, lipoprotein e(P4) family encodes MNKFSKSVISISLATVFTIATPLTTYTTVAHANESTAPVMEQQEQTNLGSENIMAVSWYQNSAEAKALYLQGYNSAKVQLDKELEKNKGKHKLAIALDLDETVLDNSPYQGYASINNTSYPEGWHEWIQAAKAKPVYGAKSFLKYADKKGVDIYYISDRDKEKDFKATQKNLKKQGIPQATDNHILLKSKNDKSKEPRRQIVEKDHKLVMLFGDNLLDFGDPKKPNAAEREKFVQQHKEDFGKKYIIFPNPMYGSWEATLYNNNYDMSDAQKDELRKQSIKQFNPSTGKVE; translated from the coding sequence TTGAATAAATTTTCAAAATCTGTCATATCTATTTCACTTGCAACTGTATTTACAATTGCGACACCACTAACTACATATACTACTGTTGCACATGCAAATGAATCAACTGCACCGGTAATGGAACAACAAGAGCAAACCAATCTTGGCTCTGAAAATATTATGGCAGTTTCATGGTATCAAAATTCAGCAGAAGCTAAGGCACTTTACTTACAAGGTTATAATAGTGCTAAAGTACAATTAGACAAAGAGCTTGAGAAAAATAAAGGTAAACATAAACTCGCAATCGCGCTTGATTTAGATGAAACAGTTCTAGATAATTCACCTTATCAAGGTTACGCGTCTATAAATAATACATCATATCCGGAAGGCTGGCATGAATGGATACAGGCAGCTAAAGCAAAACCTGTATATGGCGCTAAATCATTTTTGAAATATGCTGATAAAAAAGGCGTAGATATTTACTATATTTCTGATAGAGACAAAGAAAAAGATTTTAAAGCAACTCAAAAAAACTTGAAAAAGCAAGGAATCCCACAAGCAACAGATAATCACATCTTGCTTAAAAGTAAAAATGATAAGAGTAAGGAACCTAGAAGACAAATAGTAGAAAAAGATCATAAGCTAGTAATGTTATTTGGTGATAACCTATTAGACTTCGGGGACCCTAAAAAGCCTAATGCAGCAGAGCGTGAAAAGTTTGTGCAACAGCATAAAGAAGATTTTGGTAAGAAATACATCATTTTCCCTAATCCAATGTATGGTAGTTGGGAAGCGACACTATATAATAATAACTATGATATGAGTGATGCGCAAAAAGATGAACTAAGAAAACAATCAATTAAGCAGTTTAATCCTTCAACTGGAAAAGTTGAGTAA